The Anaerolineae bacterium DNA window GAGGGGAGCGTCCCCACCCCCAACCCCTCCCCGTCTACAGGGAGGGGAGTTTATTGGCATGATACATCAAGTAAATATCATTGACTTATCCGTGATAATATGCTATAATTGCACCGGCTTTCACATTCTGGGCGGCCGCTGTGTGCCATTCGCAGAAAGGAGCAAGAACACCATGAGCAGTTCCCTTCCCACCCTCCTCGTCCTTACCCTCATTGGCTTTATCGCTCAAATGGTGGATGGCAGTCTGGGCATGGGCTACGGCGTGTTTTCCACTACGCTGTTGGTGGCCGCCGGCCTGATGCCGGCTGTCGCCAGCGCCTCGGTCCACACCGCTGAGGTCGTGAGCACCCTGGTCTCCGGCATCTCTCACCACAGCCTGGGCAATGTGGACTGGAAGCTGGCCCTGCCGCTTTCCATCAGCGGCATTATCGGTGGGGTTGCCGGCGCGGTACTGCTCTCCAACCTGCCGGGCAGTCAGATCAAGCCGGTGGTCAGCGCCATCCTGATCCTGATGGGCATCCTGGTGGTGTGGCGCTTCGCCGTGAAGTACCGCGAGGATGCCCGTGCGGCGGCGGACCCGCCGGCGGTGGCCGAGGCGGCCGGCGCGAAGGCCGAAAAAATCCTCCCCACCTGGAGGATCGTCCTGGTGGGGCTGATTGCGGCGGCCTTCGATGCCTTCGGCGGCGGTGGCTGGGGTCCTATCACCACGCCGACCCTCATCCTCTCTCACAACGTACAGCCGCATCGGGTGGTGGGGTCGGTCAATGCCTCGGAGTTCTTCGTCACCCTGGCGATCTCCATCACCTTCCTCATTTCTCTTGGGGCAGAGCAGTTCGACTGGATCGTGGTAGCGTGTCTGCTGGTTGGAGGGGTGATCGCGGCGCCGCTGGCGGCCTGGCTGTGCAAAAAGATACCGCAGAAGTGGTTGGGCATCCTGATCGGATTACTGTTGATTGCGACCAACCTGCGCACGCTGATCCTGTCGCTGAAATAGGCGCCGGCTTACCGACGCCCTGATGCCGGCGGGGGGTGATGTGCCTCCCAGTAGGCGATGAACTCCTCGATGGTGCGCTGCATGCGGTCCCAGTGCGTGCCCTGCCAGTACACGCGCTGGCAGTCGGGGCAGAAGCGGAAGCGCTCATGGCGCACAAAGACATAGGGGGGCACTAATCCCCAGGCCTCACTGCGGAGCATGTCCTCGAGCGGGGTGTTGCACTCCAGACAGCGCGTCAGTGGTGCCGGCGGCGGGAGGGGCAGGTCCCTCAGCACCTGGCGAACCTGCTCCTCCCACCGCTGGCTGGTGATGTACAGCGTCTGCAGATTGCGCCGGCGCAGGAGCGCGGTGTCCCGGGTCAGCAGTACCCGCCCCTCGGCCCGGGCGATGCGCACCAGCGCATCATCATCGAGGGACGGGTCGTAGAGCACATCGTACCCCAGCGTCCTCAGCCACTGGGCCAGTGTTCCCAGCATCGCGTCTGCTATACAGCGCATATCCCCCATTCCCAGCCAGTGTTCAGGATTGCCGCGGCGTGTTACCCCGCGCAGACAGGCGGCCGGCGGTGGAACCAGGGGCGCGCCTGCTCAAGCTGTGCGGCCAGCCGAAACAGGGTCGCTTCATCGCCGTAGCGCCCGACGAAGTGCATGCCAATGGGCAGTCCCTCGGCGTTCCAGTACAGCGGCACCGACATGGCCGGCTGACCGGTGACGTTGAAGACCGGCGTGAAGGGGATGAAGGCGAAGACCTGCTCCGCCAGCGCCTCGATGCCGGCCAATGCGTTCAGCAGGGCGCCGGCGTTCAGCCGGCCCAGGAGTCTCAGCGCAAAGGCCTCGAATCCCTTCGGCTGAAGCGCGCCGGAGGGGAAGGGCGGCATGGCCAACGTCGGCGTTAACAGCACGTCATATTCCTGGAAGAATTGGGCCACCTGGCGGGCGAAGCGCTGAAGCGTCCGCACCGCCTGAGCGAATTCGCCGGAGGAAATCTGCCGGCCCAGCAGTCCCAGCGCCCAGGTGGAAGGCTCAAAGTCCTGGAACGTCGCCTTGCGCCCGACC harbors:
- a CDS encoding sulfite exporter TauE/SafE family protein, which gives rise to MSSSLPTLLVLTLIGFIAQMVDGSLGMGYGVFSTTLLVAAGLMPAVASASVHTAEVVSTLVSGISHHSLGNVDWKLALPLSISGIIGGVAGAVLLSNLPGSQIKPVVSAILILMGILVVWRFAVKYREDARAAADPPAVAEAAGAKAEKILPTWRIVLVGLIAAAFDAFGGGGWGPITTPTLILSHNVQPHRVVGSVNASEFFVTLAISITFLISLGAEQFDWIVVACLLVGGVIAAPLAAWLCKKIPQKWLGILIGLLLIATNLRTLILSLK
- a CDS encoding Mut7-C RNAse domain-containing protein → MLGTLAQWLRTLGYDVLYDPSLDDDALVRIARAEGRVLLTRDTALLRRRNLQTLYITSQRWEEQVRQVLRDLPLPPPAPLTRCLECNTPLEDMLRSEAWGLVPPYVFVRHERFRFCPDCQRVYWQGTHWDRMQRTIEEFIAYWEAHHPPPASGRR